From Salinirubellus salinus, the proteins below share one genomic window:
- a CDS encoding glycosyltransferase family 87 protein, with product MATLMLSQAVGFYTEFFRTWNRTLFHFGVYYQIGQFAIEGLPLYNTEITRIANTGSRYLYPPIIAVLYVPFTLLPVGPAGFVFNILSLGVFLGGLVYLIETLEPTAPKWVIGLAVICSTGFSPLTRSLYLGQMTPLMIGLVCIGVGLLERERTGDWQAVSGVVASLAAIIKMQYAPLGAFLLRGWNRLRNTLLAVSGLGLISLALFGVAEHQAFIEVLAAGKGWGKTVDPVNWTPGDFKPLYFMTNYRIHAKFLIITGVALLARYSRRIMTTRMDRYVVALGLVTVPLVSPTPNQLILLILVPACVVVASTELHQPNGAVWLPVASVGLAHIVRPSIQYLTSFNSNLLVLALQPAAWAVYLMFGHCILRIAQEIQVNRNKDSIL from the coding sequence GTGGCCACGCTCATGCTCTCGCAAGCTGTCGGTTTCTATACTGAATTCTTTCGGACATGGAATCGTACGCTATTTCATTTTGGCGTTTATTACCAAATCGGCCAGTTCGCAATAGAGGGCCTCCCTCTTTATAACACTGAGATTACACGCATTGCAAACACGGGGAGTCGGTATCTATATCCTCCAATCATCGCAGTCCTGTACGTGCCGTTTACGCTCCTTCCAGTAGGCCCCGCCGGGTTCGTATTCAACATCCTATCGCTTGGCGTGTTCCTCGGTGGTCTCGTCTACCTGATTGAGACACTTGAACCGACAGCCCCAAAATGGGTGATCGGCTTGGCCGTGATATGCTCCACTGGTTTTTCGCCACTTACACGATCCCTCTATCTCGGTCAGATGACGCCCTTGATGATTGGACTGGTCTGTATTGGAGTCGGACTACTTGAACGAGAACGTACCGGTGATTGGCAGGCCGTTTCAGGTGTCGTGGCGTCACTAGCCGCAATAATCAAGATGCAGTACGCACCGCTCGGTGCCTTTCTCCTTCGGGGTTGGAATCGACTCCGGAACACGCTGCTCGCCGTCAGTGGACTTGGGTTGATTAGCCTCGCGCTCTTCGGCGTCGCGGAGCACCAGGCTTTTATCGAGGTGCTAGCCGCGGGCAAAGGCTGGGGCAAGACTGTCGACCCAGTGAACTGGACACCAGGGGACTTTAAGCCGCTGTACTTTATGACCAACTACCGAATCCATGCGAAATTTCTCATTATCACAGGCGTCGCGCTCTTAGCGCGTTATAGCCGCCGGATAATGACCACGCGGATGGATCGGTACGTCGTGGCACTCGGCTTGGTAACAGTCCCATTGGTCTCGCCGACACCAAACCAGCTTATTCTATTGATTCTGGTACCGGCTTGCGTGGTGGTGGCATCGACGGAGTTACATCAACCTAATGGAGCCGTCTGGCTCCCTGTAGCATCAGTCGGACTGGCACACATCGTCCGACCATCGATACAATATCTCACCTCGTTCAATTCGAATCTCTTAGTCCTCGCCCTGCAACCGGCGGCTTGGGCTGTGTATTTAATGTTCGGGCATTGCATACTTCGTATTGCACAAGAAATCCAAGTTAATAGAAATAAAGATAGTATATTATAA
- a CDS encoding flippase, translating into MPDSLSDEETQSSLNVITHGASLFFIGRILAKGFRFVLNLILTRGLGASLYGIYAYATTLTSLAVVLARLGAGKSLLRFLPAYADDSPYRNYLVGLAYLTALLGSVLIGAALYLAAPAISGATLNNPLLVDVLRILSLALPFSTLIKLTNEIFRGLKKLEYQVLLADILHPLTQIGVVMIALLLGYSLLGVVASLALGSILVCLVAVTLLYARTSLRPHVSGGQRNEGAKEFFSYSIPLTLKDVGSVMYSRVDILMVGFFLAESTVGIYQVAFLLSGLLALPLNAFNQLFPPVASQLYTNGEIRELQSVYETVTRWTLTLAIPLALVAAVYSSELLLIFGPEFSGGAVVLTLFAVGQITNCAVGPSGYFLMMTDHQQLTMINQWLLGGLNIVLNYILITELGVIGAALATASVLSFINIIRVIEVWYTEGLTPYSKAYWKPTTAGILTAVFMSGLHQLFDGYVLLIIGAPVGGLLFFCIVFVLGLEKDDREFFNRIISE; encoded by the coding sequence ATGCCGGATTCGTTGTCGGACGAAGAAACACAGTCTTCATTGAATGTTATCACTCACGGAGCGTCGTTATTCTTTATTGGCCGGATACTGGCTAAAGGATTTAGATTCGTTCTTAATCTTATATTGACCCGCGGACTGGGGGCGTCTCTCTATGGTATTTACGCCTACGCGACGACCCTCACTTCTCTGGCTGTTGTGCTCGCACGATTAGGGGCGGGCAAGTCGTTGCTCAGGTTTCTTCCAGCCTACGCGGATGACTCGCCCTATAGGAACTACCTCGTCGGACTGGCATATCTGACAGCACTCCTTGGGAGCGTTCTGATCGGCGCCGCCCTCTACCTTGCTGCACCGGCTATCTCCGGAGCAACGCTCAACAACCCATTGCTTGTTGACGTACTTCGAATTCTCTCATTAGCACTACCGTTCAGCACTTTAATAAAACTTACGAACGAAATATTTAGGGGCCTAAAAAAGCTTGAATATCAGGTTTTGCTCGCAGATATACTCCATCCATTGACGCAAATCGGTGTCGTCATGATCGCCCTGCTACTCGGATATTCGCTGCTTGGCGTGGTCGCTTCCCTTGCACTTGGTTCGATTCTCGTTTGTCTGGTTGCTGTAACGTTACTATACGCGCGCACCTCGCTCAGACCTCACGTTAGTGGAGGACAGAGGAACGAGGGGGCTAAAGAATTCTTTTCTTACTCGATTCCATTGACTCTCAAGGATGTCGGTTCGGTCATGTACAGCCGGGTAGACATCCTAATGGTAGGGTTTTTTCTTGCAGAGTCAACAGTAGGTATCTACCAAGTAGCGTTCCTTCTTTCCGGGCTGCTAGCCCTACCACTTAACGCGTTCAATCAGCTGTTTCCGCCGGTCGCGTCACAACTGTATACCAATGGTGAAATACGTGAACTCCAATCGGTCTATGAGACCGTCACCCGGTGGACACTGACATTAGCGATTCCCCTCGCGCTTGTTGCGGCCGTATATAGCTCGGAGCTTTTGTTAATATTTGGCCCCGAATTTTCAGGCGGCGCAGTCGTTTTGACTCTATTCGCTGTCGGTCAAATAACGAACTGTGCTGTCGGGCCGAGTGGTTATTTCCTGATGATGACGGACCACCAGCAACTCACCATGATAAACCAGTGGCTGCTAGGTGGACTAAATATCGTTCTCAATTACATTCTCATTACAGAACTTGGGGTTATCGGTGCAGCTCTTGCTACTGCAAGTGTTTTATCGTTCATTAATATAATCCGAGTAATTGAAGTGTGGTACACAGAAGGACTGACACCGTACTCAAAGGCATATTGGAAACCCACTACTGCAGGCATACTTACAGCAGTGTTCATGTCTGGCCTCCACCAGCTGTTTGATGGATACGTGTTGCTTATTATTGGTGCTCCAGTTGGTGGATTACTTTTTTTCTGTATCGTGTTCGTACTCGGACTTGAAAAAGACGATCGTGAATTCTTCAACCGGATTATTAGTGAATGA
- a CDS encoding LTA synthase family protein, which yields MEEDWDNVVILDACRYDLFESVNTLDGNLDYRISPASATPEFLSRNFEEKQYHDTVYVTANPMYRTLGLDEVFHQIIDVWENHWDRQKQTVLPEAMTEATASAYKRFPNKRIISHFMQPHYPFVGELASEIGAHSGYEFAYRNVTEGEASRDNPTVWERLEAGDVSRELVWDAYAENLKIVFPHVEELLELFDEKTVITSDHGNLLGEKPHPLAAPVYGHPHGMRHEHLSKVPWLIVAGTERKYIVSEKPIKQLSDPSGDVTDRLADLGYFDV from the coding sequence ATGGAGGAAGATTGGGATAACGTTGTCATCCTTGACGCCTGCCGATATGACCTATTCGAGTCAGTGAATACGCTTGACGGCAACCTTGATTACCGAATTTCACCAGCCTCAGCCACGCCGGAGTTCCTCTCACGGAACTTTGAAGAGAAGCAGTACCACGACACCGTATATGTGACTGCGAACCCGATGTATCGGACCCTTGGCTTAGATGAGGTGTTCCACCAAATTATAGATGTATGGGAGAACCATTGGGACAGACAAAAGCAGACGGTCCTACCCGAAGCAATGACGGAAGCGACTGCGTCAGCGTACAAGCGGTTTCCGAATAAGCGTATTATATCCCATTTTATGCAACCCCACTATCCCTTCGTCGGAGAGCTTGCCAGCGAAATTGGTGCTCATTCAGGATACGAATTCGCCTACCGGAACGTAACAGAAGGCGAGGCAAGCCGCGACAACCCCACGGTATGGGAGCGCTTGGAAGCGGGCGATGTTTCGCGGGAACTCGTCTGGGACGCCTATGCAGAGAACTTAAAAATCGTATTCCCGCACGTTGAGGAACTACTTGAGTTATTTGATGAAAAGACAGTTATCACATCGGACCATGGGAACCTGCTGGGTGAGAAACCACACCCTCTTGCGGCACCAGTGTACGGCCACCCCCATGGGATGAGACATGAGCACCTCTCTAAAGTACCTTGGCTCATTGTAGCGGGGACCGAGCGGAAATATATTGTCAGTGAAAAGCCAATTAAACAACTGTCCGACCCGTCGGGTGATGTCACTGACCGTCTTGCTGATCTTGGCTACTTTGACGTGTAA
- a CDS encoding FkbM family methyltransferase, producing the protein MSLSNQLGDTLRRLRAQFYSGYVRDVIRWSGLNKLFSDPYWRLVYALSGKTETHTICGNSVHFLTDSYSEFRRFRDLVSERDVITEVLESLEPADVFYDVGANIGMYTCFVANELGADRIVAFEPHEESVDRLRENLQHNNLDAKIIPVALSDIEGKVDLAVAGDQVGEGEHAIATGRTARTVEVEVNRGDGLIDRCDLPEPTVIKIDVEGAEFAVLNGLRSTLQESCRLVFCEIHPRKIQNFDANEGDVYKLLRSYGFEIEAIHQRGSEHFIKAEKRTKI; encoded by the coding sequence GTGTCTCTGAGTAACCAGTTGGGTGATACTCTACGGCGACTGCGTGCACAGTTCTACAGCGGGTACGTGCGGGATGTAATTCGGTGGTCGGGGCTTAACAAACTATTCTCGGATCCGTACTGGCGGCTGGTGTACGCTCTCTCAGGTAAGACAGAGACGCATACTATTTGTGGCAATTCAGTTCACTTCCTGACGGATTCTTATTCCGAGTTCCGGAGGTTTAGAGATCTCGTCAGTGAACGTGACGTCATAACAGAGGTTTTGGAATCCTTGGAACCGGCAGACGTGTTTTACGATGTGGGTGCGAACATAGGGATGTACACGTGCTTCGTGGCGAATGAACTGGGGGCGGACCGAATTGTCGCGTTTGAACCCCATGAGGAGAGCGTGGACAGACTCCGGGAGAACCTCCAACACAATAATCTTGATGCTAAAATTATCCCTGTCGCGCTTTCAGACATAGAGGGGAAAGTGGATTTGGCGGTTGCCGGTGATCAGGTCGGAGAGGGAGAGCACGCTATCGCGACTGGACGTACAGCCCGGACAGTTGAGGTAGAGGTGAACCGAGGCGATGGCTTGATTGACCGGTGTGACTTACCAGAACCGACAGTCATCAAGATTGATGTTGAAGGCGCGGAGTTCGCGGTGTTGAATGGGCTACGATCAACACTCCAGGAATCGTGCCGGCTGGTGTTCTGTGAGATTCACCCACGGAAGATCCAAAACTTCGACGCAAACGAAGGGGATGTATACAAACTACTACGTTCATACGGATTTGAAATCGAGGCCATTCACCAACGAGGCAGCGAACACTTTATAAAAGCAGAAAAACGGACAAAGATATAA
- a CDS encoding sulfatase-like hydrolase/transferase, whose product MNRNVVVVCLDTVRKDYFDRHASSLSLMSNVSFEQCRAASSWSVPSHASILTGELPHKHDVHTYSPNFSQLAFENTFLADLSDHRLIGVSANSYASQLFSFNKFFDDFSFISSSSRFPDALSPSEFFHDSPDQTSNVAYLRQALSHQKPVRSIINGISRKVSNIFAKTPVPKPYDDGCSAVLRETTTRIQDGEEPFFAFVNLMDAHGPLQTIRQYDQTLLNVPNTFDSRDLDVLSINMNEEWSEHETEFGYYKDLYAAAIDYLDRRVSEFVTQIRDMTERETTVLITSDHGEQLGNENPNRRFGHITPDLTEELLHVPLEVINPPEDGAIKSNELFSHLHLGELITSWALGRDFEPDSRPVGAEVVGIGVSNIPYDHEQFEHWDRTVRCVYADDGSKYVWDSNGNTDCSLVNGSPANMETKTPCQGRPEACNRPPFLIPIEEFAKSARSESQTVDIDERARARLADLGYM is encoded by the coding sequence ATGAACCGAAATGTTGTCGTAGTCTGCTTAGATACTGTTAGAAAAGACTACTTCGACCGACATGCTTCCTCTCTGTCTCTAATGTCTAACGTATCGTTTGAGCAGTGTCGCGCTGCAAGTTCATGGAGTGTACCCAGCCATGCAAGTATCCTCACAGGCGAATTACCCCACAAGCATGATGTACACACTTATTCTCCGAATTTCTCGCAACTTGCCTTTGAGAACACATTCCTTGCCGACCTCTCTGACCACAGGCTGATTGGGGTCAGTGCAAATTCGTATGCCAGCCAGCTTTTTTCTTTTAATAAATTCTTCGACGATTTTAGTTTCATTTCATCATCTAGTCGGTTCCCAGACGCACTTAGCCCCAGTGAGTTTTTCCACGATTCACCCGACCAGACTAGCAATGTTGCGTACTTACGACAGGCACTTTCTCACCAGAAACCGGTCCGAAGTATAATTAATGGGATATCTCGGAAAGTAAGTAATATTTTTGCTAAGACACCGGTACCAAAGCCGTACGATGACGGCTGTTCCGCAGTGCTACGCGAAACCACCACACGTATACAGGATGGTGAGGAGCCATTCTTTGCGTTTGTCAATCTCATGGACGCACATGGGCCTCTCCAGACTATACGCCAGTATGACCAAACGCTTCTAAATGTCCCGAATACCTTTGATTCGAGAGATCTGGACGTGCTTAGTATCAACATGAATGAGGAGTGGAGTGAGCATGAAACCGAGTTTGGCTACTACAAGGATTTGTACGCGGCAGCTATAGACTATCTCGACAGACGAGTCTCCGAGTTCGTTACACAGATACGAGACATGACCGAACGAGAGACGACGGTTCTTATCACCTCTGACCACGGTGAGCAACTGGGCAATGAAAATCCCAATAGACGGTTTGGTCACATTACTCCGGACCTGACCGAGGAACTTCTTCATGTCCCACTTGAGGTAATAAATCCGCCAGAGGACGGTGCTATCAAGTCAAATGAACTATTCTCACACCTCCACCTCGGGGAACTCATAACCTCGTGGGCTCTTGGCAGGGATTTCGAACCAGATTCAAGACCGGTCGGGGCCGAAGTTGTTGGAATCGGCGTCTCTAATATCCCATACGACCACGAGCAGTTTGAGCACTGGGACCGAACAGTAAGGTGCGTGTACGCGGACGACGGCAGTAAATATGTCTGGGACTCCAACGGGAACACAGATTGTTCCCTAGTGAATGGGTCTCCTGCCAACATGGAGACGAAAACTCCATGCCAAGGACGGCCCGAGGCCTGCAATAGGCCTCCATTCTTGATTCCGATTGAGGAGTTTGCAAAGTCTGCCCGTTCGGAGTCACAAACTGTAGACATTGACGAGAGGGCTCGTGCTCGGTTAGCAGATCTCGGATATATGTAG
- a CDS encoding glycosyltransferase family 2 protein, with protein sequence MIPEVSVVLPTYNRAETLPRAIDSVLSQTLDDIELIVVDDCSDDDTKHVVSQYDESVEYLRHQENRGAPAARNTGIKASQGNFVAFIDSDDEWKPGKLKSQLQVFKNSKLTPLGAVYTGFKTINDGQEEIGTVPSKRGDIFTQQLMKDWVNPTSTVMVKSRCFEDVGLFDSELPARQDYDMWLRISRQFKFDYVKEPVTILHTDSSNRITGDIGARMDGNKEILEKIKPDIESLGYVQRRHTWGYQYYTMGRFAQLAGRPSLAQSLLLRSLCSYPLYWKTWFALFIGVSPIDADNKYLLSAKNIWRNLRW encoded by the coding sequence ATGATTCCTGAGGTCAGTGTCGTCTTACCCACATATAACCGGGCAGAAACACTTCCTAGAGCAATTGATAGCGTCTTGTCGCAGACGTTAGACGATATTGAGCTGATTGTTGTGGATGATTGCTCTGATGACGATACAAAACATGTTGTCTCTCAGTATGATGAATCTGTTGAGTACCTTCGTCATCAAGAAAATAGAGGAGCGCCTGCTGCTCGAAATACTGGAATCAAAGCTAGTCAGGGTAATTTTGTTGCATTTATTGATAGTGATGACGAGTGGAAACCTGGGAAATTGAAATCCCAATTACAGGTATTCAAAAATTCAAAATTAACTCCTTTAGGGGCAGTCTACACTGGGTTCAAGACAATTAATGACGGTCAAGAGGAGATCGGGACTGTTCCGTCTAAACGCGGTGATATTTTCACCCAGCAGCTGATGAAAGACTGGGTGAATCCTACCTCGACAGTAATGGTAAAATCTCGATGTTTTGAAGATGTAGGCCTATTCGATTCGGAGCTACCTGCTAGACAAGATTACGATATGTGGCTCCGAATCTCTCGGCAATTCAAATTTGATTATGTCAAGGAGCCGGTTACGATTTTGCATACTGACAGTAGTAATAGAATTACAGGGGACATTGGCGCTCGAATGGATGGAAACAAAGAAATACTCGAGAAAATCAAACCTGACATTGAATCACTAGGTTATGTCCAGAGACGTCATACATGGGGATATCAGTACTACACAATGGGTCGATTTGCGCAGCTTGCTGGCAGGCCGTCCCTTGCGCAGTCCTTGTTATTACGCTCGTTATGTTCTTATCCTTTATATTGGAAAACGTGGTTCGCATTATTTATAGGGGTCTCACCTATTGATGCGGATAATAAGTATCTCCTCTCCGCAAAGAATATATGGCGTAATTTGAGATGGTGA
- a CDS encoding glycosyltransferase, producing the protein MKVAILHPYLNANGGAESVLLHTIEALQSNHQLTLVSNREIPLSDLNEFFDTEAQVDKNVVPAGSKIVSTISALSRSATGNGLEQLRRAFLNRWLSGHSGSYDLVFSTKNEITSSEPTIQYIHAPQFTGGNVPGIIGGKSYSRKIYERICKKLGGISTEFVNSDCLIANSDWTADMVEQSYETNARVVHPPVDIIPSRPLSERQNGFVCVGRIVPSKNIEVLIDIIDELRNRGHATHLHIVGPASQGNYLDLIKKRSRARDYIQFEGAVTKPVLRKLVRNHKFGIHGRKYEHFGIGIAEMAAAGTIPFVHDSGGQREIVDISPLLTYNDKADAVRKISSVLSAIPLQESLSHDLISSAEEYAPESFRENIKKVMERHGKLSE; encoded by the coding sequence ATGAAAGTCGCTATCTTACACCCGTATTTGAATGCAAATGGCGGGGCAGAGTCAGTTCTCTTACACACCATCGAAGCTCTACAGTCAAACCATCAACTTACTCTTGTTTCCAACAGAGAAATCCCACTCAGTGACCTGAATGAATTCTTTGATACAGAAGCTCAAGTTGATAAGAATGTTGTCCCCGCTGGCAGTAAAATAGTATCAACAATTTCCGCCTTGTCGCGTTCAGCTACTGGGAATGGCTTAGAACAACTACGGCGGGCATTTTTGAATAGGTGGCTGTCGGGTCATAGCGGGTCATACGACTTGGTGTTCTCAACAAAAAATGAAATCACAAGCTCTGAGCCAACCATTCAGTACATTCACGCACCACAATTTACCGGGGGAAATGTGCCGGGCATTATTGGAGGTAAATCTTATTCGCGAAAGATATACGAACGTATTTGCAAAAAATTAGGTGGCATATCAACAGAATTTGTGAATTCAGATTGCCTAATAGCTAATTCAGATTGGACTGCAGATATGGTTGAGCAATCGTACGAAACAAACGCACGTGTTGTTCACCCCCCTGTCGACATCATTCCATCCCGACCCCTTAGCGAGCGTCAAAACGGATTTGTGTGTGTCGGTAGAATCGTACCAAGCAAAAATATTGAAGTATTGATCGACATTATTGATGAACTACGAAATAGAGGTCATGCAACTCACCTACATATAGTAGGACCAGCCTCACAAGGCAATTACCTAGATCTGATAAAAAAGCGTTCTCGCGCTCGCGATTACATTCAATTTGAGGGGGCCGTGACTAAGCCCGTTCTTCGAAAACTCGTTCGAAATCATAAATTTGGGATACACGGACGGAAATATGAACACTTTGGTATTGGAATTGCAGAGATGGCAGCCGCAGGGACTATTCCTTTCGTACATGATTCTGGGGGGCAGCGCGAGATCGTGGATATTAGTCCACTCCTGACGTACAATGATAAAGCTGATGCGGTACGAAAGATATCAAGCGTCTTGTCCGCTATACCCCTCCAAGAAAGCTTATCCCATGACCTAATTTCGAGTGCGGAGGAATACGCCCCAGAGAGTTTTCGTGAAAATATTAAAAAAGTGATGGAGCGACATGGCAAATTATCAGAATAA
- a CDS encoding sulfatase-like hydrolase/transferase: MNLLYVTVDALRQDHVVEEIMPATREFFDEAVEFKECVANGPGTPWSFPALLAGRYSGGTVGFGIPDTGDSRPTLAEVISDHGWSTAGFTDNRFASSAYHYDRGFDTMNDEGAVSFLKELKQIVRERFDRDGLVFQSLLRAYHLLDGAVISASGRDSRFVRAKVLVDQLINWTADEDDWFAWFHPMDVHDPYEAPPEYQRMFLDSPVDRIRSQKLARAAVHHPEELSDEEWDLQRRLYRAECRYFDDQYGRLLSALEQRGELEETIIVFTSDHGDMHGEHGRGGHPQEFWEEVIRVPLAIRVPGYGHSTLDGQTALVDVPPTILELLEIAPPDGWDGESIWDRVEGGSQPRQHAFIDVGAELDRQHAGIRRADGWKLMRHRESELLFDLSENPTEREEKNHRDVAKRPFDELTDALDAHLDEMERRRSGDASGVQDEEMIEDHLRELGYLE, from the coding sequence GTGAACCTCCTCTATGTTACAGTTGATGCACTGCGCCAAGATCACGTAGTGGAGGAAATAATGCCGGCGACGCGCGAATTCTTTGACGAGGCAGTCGAGTTCAAGGAATGTGTCGCAAACGGGCCTGGGACACCATGGTCGTTCCCAGCGCTTCTCGCGGGACGATACTCCGGGGGGACAGTTGGGTTTGGGATTCCAGATACGGGCGACTCTCGTCCCACCCTAGCCGAGGTAATTTCAGACCATGGATGGTCTACCGCTGGGTTCACTGACAATCGGTTCGCCTCAAGTGCCTACCACTATGATCGTGGGTTCGACACAATGAACGACGAGGGAGCAGTCTCCTTCCTGAAAGAGCTGAAACAGATAGTACGAGAGCGGTTCGACAGAGACGGGCTGGTATTCCAGTCGCTATTGAGAGCCTACCACTTGCTTGACGGAGCGGTTATTTCTGCTAGCGGACGAGACAGTCGGTTCGTACGTGCAAAAGTGCTGGTCGACCAACTCATCAACTGGACCGCCGACGAGGACGATTGGTTCGCGTGGTTCCACCCTATGGACGTCCACGACCCATACGAGGCCCCGCCCGAATACCAGCGGATGTTCCTCGATTCACCGGTCGACCGAATCCGCTCACAGAAACTGGCCCGGGCGGCGGTCCACCACCCGGAGGAATTGAGTGACGAGGAGTGGGATCTCCAACGCCGCCTCTATCGGGCGGAGTGCCGGTATTTCGACGACCAGTACGGCCGGTTGCTATCTGCTCTTGAACAGCGCGGGGAACTCGAGGAGACGATAATCGTATTCACTTCTGACCACGGTGACATGCACGGTGAACATGGCCGGGGGGGGCATCCGCAAGAATTCTGGGAGGAAGTGATACGGGTACCACTCGCAATCCGCGTTCCAGGATACGGGCATAGCACCTTAGATGGCCAGACCGCACTCGTGGACGTGCCACCGACGATTCTGGAACTTCTGGAGATTGCTCCGCCAGATGGATGGGATGGAGAATCGATTTGGGACCGTGTCGAAGGGGGTTCACAACCCCGGCAACACGCGTTCATTGACGTCGGGGCCGAACTTGACAGACAACACGCTGGTATTAGACGGGCAGATGGGTGGAAACTCATGCGACATCGTGAATCAGAACTCCTGTTTGACCTCTCCGAGAACCCGACAGAGCGGGAGGAAAAAAACCACCGGGACGTGGCTAAACGACCATTTGATGAACTCACCGACGCCTTGGATGCACACTTAGACGAGATGGAACGTCGACGGAGTGGGGACGCGTCGGGCGTTCAAGACGAGGAGATGATTGAAGACCACCTACGAGAGCTGGGATACCTGGAATAA